One region of Streptomyces subrutilus genomic DNA includes:
- a CDS encoding MFS transporter codes for MTTAEQRQHQEGRRGEGHGGPAGMPAPPGQGATAGMPAPPAHDGPAGVPPPPAPGGMATRVLELLRRHPVAVSTLLAGVLHVVWFFSFANSGGDLAAQDAWAEFVGRHPDSAYNLAWYGGMHPVSYSVVSPYLMHMLGVRTTMMIAGTVSAGLLALVLTRCRGAVREPLWPALAGVYGLLCNALSGRVTFGLGVMFALGAVAAVFCWPRKWAGRRWAKAAVAAPLAGLATASSPVAGLFLGVVAAALFLSGRRPGAYALGLAPVAVVGLSAWLFPFSGTQPMKFGSAWLPFVFALAVLFLVPERWKTVRISSAVYAFGVFLTWAIDSQVGSNVTRLIMLFGGAVLLAALPYALPRTRRWYALLFAFAGLNIWITTNSITDIVRTTPVAAWNRELAPLVDQLRKAGADRGRVEVVPASSHRESSAFPSYVNLARGWNRQADLERNPLFYDDTLTADSYRAWLERWAVHYVVLPADKPDSGGEDEAKLVREGLPYLQQVWGDANWQLFKVHQPTDLVSGPATVVRAGADRLVIDVKQAGRVLVRIPHSPWLGLVDAAGKPVAPPEETFASKAKAAAVKEYANTAGCLFKAAPDGSGDVWTELLAPAPGQYRVAAKYQLPRGTPCPEELVHGTLGPPDRPAPPGP; via the coding sequence GTGACCACCGCTGAGCAGCGGCAGCACCAGGAGGGCCGGCGCGGCGAGGGCCACGGCGGCCCCGCCGGCATGCCCGCACCCCCCGGCCAAGGCGCCACCGCCGGCATGCCCGCACCCCCCGCCCACGACGGCCCCGCGGGCGTGCCCCCGCCCCCCGCCCCCGGCGGCATGGCGACGCGGGTCCTGGAGCTGCTCCGCCGCCACCCCGTCGCCGTGTCGACCCTGCTCGCCGGGGTGCTGCACGTCGTCTGGTTCTTCAGCTTCGCCAACAGCGGCGGCGACCTCGCCGCGCAGGACGCCTGGGCCGAGTTCGTCGGCCGCCACCCCGACTCGGCGTACAACCTGGCCTGGTACGGCGGCATGCACCCCGTCTCGTACAGCGTGGTCTCGCCGTACCTCATGCACATGCTCGGCGTCCGGACCACGATGATGATCGCGGGCACCGTCTCGGCCGGGCTGCTCGCCCTGGTCCTGACCCGCTGCCGCGGCGCGGTGCGCGAGCCCCTGTGGCCCGCGCTGGCCGGGGTGTACGGGCTGCTCTGCAACGCCCTGTCGGGCCGCGTCACCTTCGGGCTCGGTGTGATGTTCGCGCTCGGCGCGGTCGCCGCAGTCTTCTGCTGGCCGCGCAAGTGGGCCGGGCGGCGGTGGGCCAAGGCGGCCGTCGCGGCTCCGCTGGCCGGCCTCGCGACCGCCTCCAGCCCGGTCGCCGGGCTCTTCCTCGGGGTGGTCGCGGCCGCGCTGTTCCTGAGCGGGCGGCGCCCGGGAGCGTACGCGCTGGGCCTGGCCCCGGTGGCCGTGGTCGGGCTGTCGGCGTGGCTGTTCCCCTTCTCCGGGACGCAGCCGATGAAGTTCGGCTCGGCCTGGCTGCCCTTCGTGTTCGCGCTGGCGGTCCTGTTCCTCGTGCCCGAGCGGTGGAAGACGGTCCGGATCTCCTCGGCGGTCTACGCCTTCGGGGTGTTCCTGACCTGGGCGATCGACTCCCAGGTCGGGTCGAACGTCACCCGGCTGATCATGCTCTTCGGCGGGGCGGTGCTGCTCGCGGCCCTCCCCTACGCCCTCCCGCGCACCCGGCGCTGGTACGCGCTGCTGTTCGCCTTCGCGGGGCTGAACATCTGGATCACCACCAACAGCATCACGGACATCGTCCGCACCACCCCGGTGGCGGCCTGGAACCGCGAGCTGGCCCCGCTGGTCGACCAGCTGCGGAAGGCGGGCGCCGACCGCGGCCGGGTCGAGGTGGTCCCCGCCAGCAGCCACCGCGAATCCTCCGCCTTCCCCTCGTACGTGAACCTCGCCCGCGGCTGGAACCGGCAGGCGGACCTGGAGCGGAACCCGCTCTTCTACGACGACACCCTGACCGCCGACAGCTACCGGGCCTGGCTCGAGCGCTGGGCGGTGCACTACGTGGTGCTGCCCGCCGACAAACCCGACTCGGGAGGGGAGGACGAGGCGAAGCTGGTGCGCGAGGGGCTCCCGTACCTCCAGCAGGTGTGGGGCGACGCGAACTGGCAGCTGTTCAAGGTCCACCAGCCCACCGACCTGGTGTCCGGGCCGGCGACGGTGGTGCGGGCGGGCGCCGACCGGCTCGTCATCGACGTGAAGCAGGCCGGGCGGGTGCTCGTACGGATCCCGCACTCGCCGTGGCTCGGGCTGGTCGACGCGGCGGGCAAGCCGGTGGCCCCGCCGGAGGAGACCTTCGCGTCCAAGGCGAAGGCGGCCGCCGTGAAGGAGTACGCGAACACGGCGGGATGCCTGTTCAAGGCCGCCCCGGACGGGTCGGGCGACGTGTGGACGGAACTGCTGGCCCCGGCCCCGGGCCAGTACCGGGTCGCGGCGAAGTACCAGCTGCCGCGGGGCACGCCCTGCCCGGAGGAGCTGGTCCACGGCACGCTCGGGCCGCCGGACCGGCCGGCACCGCCCGGTCCTTGA
- a CDS encoding GOLPH3/VPS74 family protein, with protein sequence MGRSRRTIPEELLLLALDPATGTTAQPQSLDLGLAGAQLVELALAGRIAPDGDRIAVVMPRPTGDPTLDSALELLRRRGSPVRAVHWIGGPRLGLRQIYLAHLERCGMVHAVAGQMCGVLPTTRYQATDTAISREIRARLDTAIRTGVPPDPRTAALAALAHAVGLGKHLYPGNEGRSSRSRLRDLIRHDPMGGLVAHAVMDVQNGVAAQPRRDRAPAPPAARATAGSVPLQPRRTGAMARAAAH encoded by the coding sequence ATGGGCAGGAGCCGCAGAACAATTCCGGAGGAGCTTCTGCTGCTCGCCTTGGACCCGGCCACGGGTACCACGGCGCAGCCGCAGTCGCTCGACCTCGGCCTGGCCGGGGCACAGCTAGTGGAGCTGGCTCTGGCAGGACGGATAGCCCCTGACGGGGATCGTATCGCCGTGGTGATGCCACGGCCGACAGGAGATCCGACTCTGGACTCCGCACTGGAACTGCTGCGCAGGCGCGGCAGTCCGGTACGGGCCGTCCACTGGATCGGCGGACCCCGGCTGGGGCTCCGCCAGATTTACCTCGCGCACCTGGAGCGCTGCGGCATGGTCCACGCCGTCGCGGGCCAGATGTGCGGGGTGCTGCCGACGACTCGCTACCAGGCGACGGACACGGCGATCAGCCGGGAGATCCGTGCCCGGCTGGACACGGCGATCCGCACCGGCGTACCGCCGGACCCGCGGACCGCGGCGCTTGCCGCGCTGGCCCACGCGGTCGGACTCGGCAAGCACCTGTACCCCGGCAACGAAGGGCGGTCGTCCAGATCCCGGCTGCGGGACCTGATCCGGCACGACCCGATGGGCGGACTCGTGGCTCACGCCGTGATGGACGTCCAGAACGGTGTGGCCGCACAGCCGCGCCGCGACCGCGCACCGGCCCCGCCGGCCGCCCGGGCCACGGCGGGCAGCGTTCCGCTGCAGCCGCGCCGGACGGGTGCCATGGCCCGCGCGGCCGCGCACTGA
- a CDS encoding helix-turn-helix domain-containing protein has product MASNVNPTVRRRRLGMELRKLREDKGMTAEQVAERLLVSQSKISRLENGRRSISQRDVRDLCEVYEVEDPRLVDSLMQMAKDSRQQGWWHAFGDIPYSVYIGLETDAASLRTYEPLVIPGLLQTTEYAHSLVRGAWPETAPADVEKRVQVRMHRQKRLSETDNNNPELGPLRLWAVIDEAALRRCVGDAELMIRQLEFLIEQSEQPHITVQVMPFSLGAHPGVNGQYAILEFPDASDSTVVYIEGVTSDLYLEKGNDVQKYSVMYEHLRAQALNVDQTRQFISDIIGEYAGKVGESR; this is encoded by the coding sequence GTGGCGTCCAATGTCAATCCCACCGTCCGACGCCGCCGACTGGGCATGGAGCTGCGCAAGCTCCGTGAGGACAAGGGCATGACGGCCGAACAGGTCGCCGAGCGCCTCCTCGTCTCCCAGTCCAAGATCAGCCGGCTGGAGAACGGCCGCCGGTCCATCAGCCAGCGCGACGTACGCGACCTGTGCGAGGTGTACGAGGTGGAGGACCCCAGACTCGTGGACTCCCTCATGCAGATGGCGAAGGATTCCCGCCAGCAGGGCTGGTGGCACGCCTTCGGCGACATCCCGTACAGCGTCTACATCGGCCTGGAGACGGACGCCGCGAGCCTGCGCACCTACGAGCCCCTGGTGATCCCGGGGTTGCTCCAGACCACGGAGTACGCCCACTCCCTGGTCCGCGGCGCGTGGCCGGAGACCGCTCCGGCCGACGTGGAGAAGCGCGTCCAGGTCCGGATGCACCGCCAGAAGCGGCTCTCCGAGACGGACAACAACAATCCGGAACTCGGGCCGCTGCGCCTGTGGGCGGTCATCGACGAGGCCGCGCTGCGGCGGTGCGTGGGTGACGCCGAGCTGATGATCCGGCAGCTGGAGTTCCTGATAGAGCAGTCGGAACAACCGCACATCACGGTGCAGGTGATGCCGTTCTCGCTCGGCGCGCACCCCGGCGTGAACGGCCAGTACGCGATTCTGGAATTCCCGGACGCGTCCGACTCGACGGTGGTCTACATCGAGGGCGTCACGAGCGACCTGTACCTGGAGAAGGGCAACGACGTGCAGAAGTACAGCGTGATGTACGAGCACTTGCGCGCCCAGGCGCTCAATGTCGACCAGACCCGGCAGTTCATCTCCGACATCATCGGCGAATACGCGGGCAAGGTCGGTGAATCACGATAA
- a CDS encoding DUF397 domain-containing protein: MAIRQGATHHWTKSSYSANGACVEVKSPVVEAIAVRDSKVQDGPSLTFAPGTWTSFVDGVNEGRLGRLA, translated from the coding sequence ATGGCTATTCGTCAGGGCGCCACGCACCACTGGACCAAGTCCTCCTACTCCGCCAACGGCGCCTGCGTCGAGGTCAAGTCGCCCGTCGTGGAGGCCATCGCGGTCCGCGACTCGAAGGTGCAGGACGGCCCGTCCCTCACCTTCGCGCCCGGCACCTGGACCTCGTTCGTCGACGGCGTCAACGAGGGCCGGCTGGGACGCCTCGCCTGA
- a CDS encoding PLP-dependent aminotransferase family protein, producing MPAAAVSPSDSHSAAAPPPAFASRATSVGGSPVREILALTERPGVISFAGGLPAPELFDAEGLRAAYDTAFTVSARRALQYSTTEGVPELREAVARRATARGLATGADDVLVTSGSQQALTLLTSALVEPGDVVLVENPTYLAALQCFGMAGARVVAVPCDAEGLIPEALEELVARERPKLLYTIPTFQNPTGRTLPVARRAAVAQIAARRGLWLIEDDPYGDLRYEGAEVPWLAAHPGAEDRTALLGSFSKIMAPGLRLGWLRAPAALRRAAVIAKQAADLHTSTVDQLAAAHYLAAVDLEGHVATVRSAYRARRDALLAGLAGALPEGSEWNRPEGGMFVWARLPAAHDATVLLKAALAHDVAFVPGAPFYTGAPDPRTLRLSFTTHTPQEITQGLTRLERAGRP from the coding sequence GTGCCTGCTGCCGCCGTCTCCCCTTCCGACTCGCACTCCGCCGCCGCGCCGCCGCCCGCGTTCGCCTCGCGCGCCACCTCGGTCGGCGGCTCCCCCGTGCGGGAGATCCTCGCGCTCACCGAACGCCCCGGGGTGATCTCCTTCGCCGGCGGGCTCCCCGCGCCCGAACTCTTCGACGCCGAGGGCCTGCGGGCGGCGTACGACACCGCCTTCACCGTGTCGGCGCGGCGGGCGCTGCAGTACTCGACCACCGAGGGCGTGCCGGAACTGCGCGAGGCCGTCGCGCGGCGGGCCACGGCGCGGGGCCTGGCGACCGGCGCGGACGACGTGCTCGTCACCTCGGGCTCGCAGCAGGCCCTCACCCTCCTCACCAGCGCGCTGGTCGAGCCCGGGGACGTGGTGCTGGTCGAGAACCCCACCTACCTGGCGGCGCTCCAGTGCTTCGGGATGGCCGGGGCCCGGGTGGTGGCGGTGCCCTGTGACGCGGAGGGCCTGATACCCGAGGCCCTGGAGGAGCTCGTCGCGCGGGAACGCCCCAAGCTGCTCTACACGATCCCCACCTTCCAGAACCCGACGGGGCGCACCCTGCCGGTAGCCCGCCGGGCGGCGGTGGCGCAGATCGCGGCGCGGCGGGGGCTGTGGCTGATCGAGGACGACCCGTACGGGGACCTGCGCTACGAGGGCGCGGAGGTCCCCTGGCTGGCGGCGCATCCGGGGGCGGAGGACCGCACCGCCCTGCTCGGCAGCTTCTCCAAGATCATGGCGCCGGGGCTGCGGCTGGGCTGGCTGCGGGCGCCGGCGGCGCTGCGCCGGGCCGCGGTGATCGCCAAGCAGGCGGCGGACCTGCACACCTCCACGGTGGACCAGCTGGCCGCAGCGCACTACCTGGCGGCGGTGGACCTGGAGGGGCACGTGGCCACGGTGCGCTCGGCCTATCGGGCCCGGCGCGACGCCCTGCTGGCGGGGCTGGCCGGGGCCCTGCCGGAGGGCTCGGAGTGGAACCGTCCGGAGGGCGGCATGTTCGTGTGGGCGCGCCTGCCGGCGGCCCACGACGCGACGGTCCTGCTCAAGGCGGCCCTCGCCCACGACGTGGCGTTCGTCCCGGGAGCCCCCTTCTACACGGGCGCACCGGACCCCCGCACCCTGCGCCTGTCCTTCACCACGCACACCCCGCAGGAGATCACGCAGGGCCTGACCCGCCTGGAACGCGCGGGCCGGCCCTAG
- a CDS encoding serine hydrolase domain-containing protein: MSPTRTRTRLRRACVAAAAAGLLVTPALAGSAYGAPTPEPSPSASASASASAPSPDGAAFPELTPAVAAKLDAAIQQVLREAKVPGVIVGLWAPGKGSYVRTFGTADKSTGSPMETGFNIRIGSETKTFTVTALLELVDQGKVALDDTIGTYISGVPNGDRITLRELAGMRSGLFNYSLDEDFNKALAAGPTRPFTPQQLLDYSFRHPVQFEPNAKWQYSNTNLILLGLVVEKVGGKPLHEFIREEVLEPAGLRKTLFPTDAHFPDPHPQGYTDDTTGKIVNATDWNPSWAWAAGAMISDLMDLRSWARTLATGTLLTPATQAERLKTTSIDGIPGAGYGLGLFNVQGWIGHNGSLPGYETLTVYLPQAEATMVVLLNTDVLHEGQEPSTLFGEAITSIVTPGHVYPGHVPTAPEPTGSTPTPTNTAPTPTNTAPTPTGSTPTPTAPTPTGPVTPTAPAPATPAEPTPPASP; the protein is encoded by the coding sequence GTGAGTCCCACCCGCACCCGCACACGCCTGCGCCGGGCCTGCGTGGCCGCCGCCGCAGCAGGCCTGCTCGTCACCCCGGCCCTCGCGGGCTCCGCGTACGGGGCTCCCACGCCGGAGCCGTCCCCCTCCGCCTCCGCCTCCGCCTCCGCCTCGGCCCCTTCCCCGGACGGAGCCGCCTTCCCGGAGCTCACCCCGGCCGTCGCGGCGAAGCTGGACGCCGCGATCCAGCAGGTCCTGCGCGAGGCGAAGGTGCCGGGGGTCATCGTGGGCCTGTGGGCTCCCGGGAAGGGGAGCTACGTACGGACCTTCGGCACGGCCGACAAGTCCACCGGCTCCCCCATGGAGACCGGCTTCAACATCCGCATCGGCAGTGAGACCAAGACGTTCACGGTCACCGCGCTCCTCGAACTCGTCGACCAGGGCAAGGTGGCCCTCGACGACACCATCGGCACCTACATCAGCGGAGTCCCCAACGGGGACCGCATCACCCTGCGCGAACTGGCGGGCATGCGCAGCGGGCTCTTCAACTACAGCCTGGACGAGGACTTCAACAAGGCGCTCGCGGCCGGCCCGACCCGGCCCTTCACCCCGCAGCAGCTGCTCGACTACTCCTTCCGGCACCCGGTGCAGTTCGAGCCGAACGCGAAGTGGCAGTACAGCAACACCAACCTGATCCTGCTCGGCCTCGTCGTGGAGAAGGTCGGGGGCAAGCCCCTCCACGAGTTCATCCGGGAGGAGGTGCTGGAGCCCGCCGGGCTGCGCAAGACGCTCTTCCCCACCGACGCGCACTTCCCCGACCCGCACCCGCAGGGCTACACCGACGACACGACCGGGAAGATCGTGAACGCGACCGACTGGAACCCGTCATGGGCGTGGGCCGCGGGCGCGATGATCTCCGACCTCATGGACCTGCGCAGCTGGGCGCGCACCCTGGCCACGGGCACGCTGCTGACGCCCGCGACCCAGGCCGAGCGCCTGAAGACCACCTCGATCGACGGCATCCCCGGCGCCGGGTACGGGCTGGGCCTCTTCAACGTCCAGGGCTGGATCGGCCACAACGGCTCGCTGCCCGGGTACGAGACCCTGACCGTCTACCTGCCGCAGGCCGAGGCCACGATGGTCGTCCTGCTCAACACCGACGTCCTGCACGAGGGCCAGGAGCCCAGCACGCTGTTCGGCGAGGCGATCACGAGCATCGTGACCCCCGGCCACGTGTACCCGGGCCACGTGCCGACCGCCCCCGAACCGACGGGCTCCACGCCGACGCCGACGAACACCGCGCCGACGCCGACGAACACCGCGCCGACGCCGACGGGCTCCACGCCGACGCCGACGGCTCCGACGCCGACGGGCCCGGTCACCCCGACGGCCCCGGCCCCCGCGACGCCGGCCGAGCCCACGCCGCCCGCCTCGCCCTAG
- a CDS encoding SDR family oxidoreductase, with the protein MLLRGKTVIVSGVGAGLGHQVAATVVRDGGNAVLGARTEANLAKSAAEIDPDGAHTAYLPTDIADERQCEALAALARERFGRIDAVVHVAAWDSYFGGLEDADFGTWRQILDVNLLGTLRMTRACLPALKENGGSVVIIGTQSAVAAPSEVQQAAYAASKGALTSAMYSMARELGPHRIRVNTVLPGWMWGPPVQAFVTFTAHTENVPEAEVHARLTERMALPDLASDGDVADAAAFLASDRARSITGQSLLVNAGELMR; encoded by the coding sequence ATGCTGCTGCGAGGGAAGACCGTCATCGTCTCCGGGGTCGGGGCCGGGCTCGGGCACCAGGTCGCCGCCACCGTCGTCCGCGACGGCGGGAACGCCGTGCTCGGGGCGCGGACCGAGGCGAATCTGGCCAAGTCCGCCGCCGAGATCGACCCCGACGGGGCGCACACCGCCTACCTGCCCACCGACATCGCCGACGAGCGCCAGTGCGAGGCCCTCGCCGCCCTGGCGCGCGAGCGGTTCGGCCGGATCGACGCCGTCGTGCACGTCGCCGCCTGGGACTCGTACTTCGGCGGCCTGGAGGACGCCGACTTCGGCACCTGGCGGCAGATCCTCGACGTGAACCTGCTGGGAACCCTCCGGATGACCCGGGCCTGCCTGCCCGCGCTCAAGGAGAACGGCGGCTCCGTCGTCATCATCGGCACGCAGTCCGCCGTGGCCGCGCCGAGCGAGGTCCAGCAGGCCGCCTACGCCGCCTCCAAGGGCGCCCTGACCTCCGCCATGTACTCCATGGCCCGCGAGCTCGGCCCGCACCGGATCCGGGTCAACACCGTGCTGCCGGGCTGGATGTGGGGCCCGCCCGTGCAGGCCTTCGTCACCTTCACCGCCCACACCGAGAACGTCCCCGAGGCCGAGGTCCACGCCCGCCTGACCGAGCGCATGGCGCTGCCGGACCTCGCCTCCGACGGGGACGTGGCCGACGCCGCCGCCTTCCTCGCCTCCGACCGGGCGCGGTCGATAACCGGCCAGTCGCTGCTGGTCAACGCCGGTGAGCTGATGCGATGA
- a CDS encoding bifunctional FO biosynthesis protein CofGH, which yields MTTPSDAPTENAMRRALRRARDGVALDATEAAVLLQARGEALDDLTASAARVRDSGLAAAGRPGVITYSKSVFIPLTRLCRDKCHYCTFATVPGKLRRAGHGMYMSPDEVLDIARRGAALGCKEALITLGDKPEDRWPEAREWLEAEGYNDTISYVRAISIRILEETGLLPHLNPGVMSWADFQRLKPVAPSMGMMLETTATRLWSEPGGPHHGSPDKEPAVRLRVLEDAGRSSVPFTSGLLIGIGETYEERAESLFALRRVARSYHGIQELIIQNFRAKPDTAMRGMPDAELDDLVATIAVARHIMGPSACLQAPPNLVDGEYARLIGAGIDDWGGVSPLTPDHVNPERPWPQIDLLAERSAAAGFELRERLCVYPEFVRRGEPWLDPRLLPHVRALADPDTGLADASAEVVGRPWQEPDEGFAAYGRTDLHTAIDTEGRTGDRREDFDHVYGDWDALREAAAPGMVPERIDTDVRAALAQAADDPALLTDPQALALLHADGPALDALCRIADDLRKSVVGDEVTYIVTRNINFTNVCYTGCRFCAFAQRRTDADAYTLSLDQVADRAAQAWDVGAVEVCMQGGIHPDLPGTAYFDIARAVKRRVPGMHVHAFSPMEVVNGATRTGMSVRDWLTAAKEAGLDSVPGTAAEILDDEVRWVLTKGKLPTADWIEVISTAHELGIRSSSTMMYGHVDQPRHWLGHFRTLARIQRGALSKGVEGFTEFVTLPFIHTNAPVYLAGIARPGPTVRDNRAVTAMARLLLHPYIPNIQTSWVKLGAEGAAEMLRSGANDLGGTLMEETISRMAGSGYGSYKSVRDLVAVAEAAGRPAKARTTLYGEVPAERQDAARASDGHLPDLLPVLD from the coding sequence ATGACCACTCCGAGTGACGCTCCGACCGAAAACGCGATGCGCCGCGCGCTGCGGCGGGCCCGCGACGGCGTCGCGCTCGACGCGACCGAGGCGGCCGTACTCCTCCAGGCACGCGGTGAGGCGCTCGACGACCTCACCGCCTCCGCCGCACGCGTAAGGGACTCCGGACTCGCCGCCGCCGGCCGGCCCGGTGTCATCACGTACTCGAAGAGCGTGTTCATCCCGCTGACCCGCCTGTGCCGCGACAAGTGCCACTACTGCACCTTCGCCACCGTCCCCGGCAAACTGCGCCGCGCCGGCCACGGGATGTACATGTCCCCGGACGAGGTCCTCGACATCGCCCGCCGCGGCGCGGCGCTCGGCTGCAAGGAAGCGCTCATCACCCTCGGGGACAAACCCGAGGACCGCTGGCCCGAAGCACGCGAGTGGCTCGAGGCCGAGGGTTACAACGACACCATCTCCTACGTCCGGGCCATCTCGATCCGGATCCTGGAGGAGACCGGCCTGCTCCCCCACCTGAACCCGGGCGTGATGTCCTGGGCCGACTTCCAGCGGCTCAAGCCCGTCGCCCCCTCCATGGGGATGATGCTGGAGACCACGGCCACCCGCCTGTGGTCCGAGCCGGGCGGCCCGCACCACGGCTCCCCCGACAAGGAGCCGGCGGTCCGGCTGCGCGTGCTGGAGGACGCCGGGCGGTCCTCGGTCCCCTTCACGAGCGGCCTGCTGATCGGCATCGGCGAGACGTACGAGGAGCGCGCGGAGTCCCTCTTCGCGCTGCGCCGGGTCGCCCGCTCCTACCACGGCATACAGGAGCTGATCATCCAGAACTTCCGCGCCAAGCCGGACACGGCCATGCGCGGGATGCCGGACGCGGAACTCGACGACCTCGTCGCCACGATCGCCGTGGCCCGGCACATCATGGGCCCCTCCGCCTGCCTGCAGGCGCCGCCGAACCTGGTCGACGGCGAGTACGCCCGCCTGATCGGCGCCGGGATCGACGACTGGGGCGGCGTCTCGCCGCTGACCCCCGACCACGTCAACCCCGAGCGCCCGTGGCCGCAGATCGACCTGCTGGCCGAGCGGTCCGCGGCGGCCGGTTTCGAGCTGCGGGAACGGCTCTGCGTCTACCCGGAGTTCGTACGGCGCGGCGAGCCCTGGCTGGACCCGCGGCTGCTGCCGCACGTACGGGCGCTGGCCGATCCGGACACGGGGCTGGCCGACGCCTCCGCCGAGGTCGTGGGTCGGCCGTGGCAGGAGCCGGACGAGGGGTTCGCCGCGTACGGGCGCACCGATCTGCACACCGCCATCGACACCGAGGGCCGCACCGGCGACCGCCGCGAGGACTTCGACCACGTCTACGGCGACTGGGACGCGCTGCGCGAGGCGGCCGCGCCCGGCATGGTGCCCGAGCGCATCGACACCGACGTACGGGCCGCGCTCGCGCAGGCCGCCGACGACCCGGCCCTGCTCACCGACCCCCAGGCCCTGGCCCTGCTGCACGCCGACGGGCCGGCCCTGGACGCCCTCTGCCGGATCGCCGACGACCTGCGGAAGTCGGTGGTCGGGGACGAGGTCACCTACATCGTCACGCGCAACATCAACTTCACGAACGTCTGCTACACCGGCTGCCGCTTCTGCGCCTTCGCCCAGCGCCGCACCGACGCCGACGCGTACACGCTCTCCCTGGACCAGGTCGCCGACCGGGCCGCCCAGGCCTGGGACGTGGGCGCGGTCGAGGTGTGCATGCAGGGCGGCATCCACCCGGACCTGCCCGGGACGGCGTACTTCGACATCGCGCGCGCGGTGAAGCGGCGCGTCCCCGGGATGCACGTGCACGCCTTCTCCCCGATGGAGGTCGTCAACGGGGCCACGCGGACGGGCATGTCCGTACGGGACTGGCTGACCGCCGCCAAGGAGGCCGGGCTCGACTCCGTCCCCGGCACGGCGGCGGAGATCCTCGACGACGAGGTGCGGTGGGTCCTGACCAAGGGCAAACTGCCGACGGCGGACTGGATCGAGGTCATCAGCACGGCGCACGAGCTCGGCATCCGGTCCTCGTCCACGATGATGTACGGGCACGTGGACCAGCCGCGGCACTGGCTCGGGCACTTCCGCACGCTGGCCCGGATCCAGCGCGGCGCCCTGTCCAAGGGCGTGGAGGGCTTCACGGAGTTCGTGACGCTGCCGTTCATCCACACCAACGCGCCCGTGTACCTGGCCGGCATCGCCCGGCCCGGGCCCACGGTCCGCGACAACCGGGCGGTCACGGCGATGGCGCGGCTGCTGCTCCACCCGTACATCCCGAACATCCAGACCAGCTGGGTGAAGCTGGGCGCGGAGGGCGCGGCCGAGATGCTCCGGTCCGGGGCCAACGACCTGGGCGGGACCCTGATGGAGGAGACGATCTCGCGGATGGCGGGGTCGGGTTACGGCTCGTACAAGTCGGTCCGGGACCTGGTGGCCGTCGCGGAGGCGGCGGGGCGGCCCGCGAAGGCCCGTACGACGCTGTACGGGGAGGTGCCGGCGGAGCGCCAGGACGCGGCCCGCGCCTCGGACGGGCACCTGCCGGATCTGCTGCCCGTCCTGGACTAG